The Flavobacterium marginilacus genome window below encodes:
- a CDS encoding MGH1-like glycoside hydrolase domain-containing protein: MTKKKWKTENVFRVSDGSGALFLRGFFSRTKKSGNVQHDPEFFTEGHAQINKIIILNMLYHFKYKIIAFTILIASLSSCKSGAGHSQKGKAVVLKQKDFKHYVDYFNTMEDENLKFAIPNDSAWAWMEKNIPLFECPQQNFEEIYYFRWWSARKHIKKTPLGFGITEFLVDRSYADKYNLIACAVGHHINEFRWVHDPKYIEQDVKIWYRGNDGKPMNKLYKFSSWTADALYNRYLVNKDAKFLLDMYPDMVTDYAVWEKDRQRKDGLFWQHDVKDGMEESLSGGRKVQNARPTINSYMYGNAMAISKMAGMKGDKEAEAKFKDKADVLQQLVETKLWNPKSEFFETFTEKDTLAQVREAIGFIPWYFNLPQKNKGFEKAWEQIKDEKGFSAPFGLTTAERRSPRFRTHGTGTCEWDGAIWPFATSQTLTALANVLNDYNQNFVAKTDYFKQMELYVQSQYYRGKPYLGEYLDEITGYWLMGDRERSRYYNHSTFNDLMITGLVGLRPRADEKIEVNPLIPQEKWDWFCLDNVLYHGNIITILWDKTGEKYGKGKGFRIFKNGKEIAVSEKLEKLVAE; this comes from the coding sequence ATGACAAAAAAGAAGTGGAAAACCGAGAACGTCTTCCGCGTGAGTGATGGCAGTGGAGCTCTTTTTTTGAGAGGCTTTTTCAGCCGAACAAAAAAAAGCGGGAACGTACAGCACGACCCGGAGTTTTTCACGGAGGGGCACGCCCAAATAAATAAAATAATCATTTTGAATATGTTATATCATTTTAAATATAAAATAATCGCTTTTACAATTTTGATTGCTTCATTAAGCAGTTGTAAATCGGGTGCGGGACATTCGCAGAAAGGGAAAGCAGTGGTTTTAAAGCAAAAGGACTTTAAGCATTATGTGGATTATTTCAACACGATGGAAGATGAGAATCTGAAATTTGCGATTCCGAATGACAGTGCGTGGGCGTGGATGGAAAAGAATATTCCGTTGTTTGAATGTCCTCAGCAGAATTTTGAGGAAATCTATTATTTTAGATGGTGGAGCGCGCGCAAGCACATTAAGAAAACACCACTTGGTTTCGGAATTACAGAGTTTTTGGTAGATCGTTCGTATGCCGATAAATATAATTTGATTGCTTGTGCTGTTGGGCATCATATCAATGAATTTCGCTGGGTTCACGATCCAAAATACATTGAGCAGGATGTGAAAATCTGGTACCGTGGCAATGATGGAAAACCAATGAATAAGTTGTATAAATTCAGCAGCTGGACTGCCGATGCTTTGTACAATCGGTATTTGGTGAATAAGGATGCCAAATTCTTACTGGATATGTACCCGGATATGGTTACGGATTATGCGGTTTGGGAAAAAGACCGTCAGCGCAAGGATGGTTTGTTTTGGCAACACGATGTAAAGGACGGAATGGAAGAATCGCTGAGTGGCGGACGTAAAGTTCAGAATGCACGCCCGACGATTAACAGTTATATGTATGGCAATGCGATGGCGATTTCAAAAATGGCCGGGATGAAAGGCGATAAGGAAGCGGAAGCAAAATTCAAAGACAAAGCCGATGTTTTGCAACAATTGGTAGAAACCAAATTATGGAATCCGAAAAGTGAATTTTTTGAAACTTTTACAGAAAAAGATACGCTGGCGCAGGTGAGAGAAGCGATTGGATTTATTCCGTGGTATTTTAACCTGCCACAAAAAAACAAAGGTTTTGAAAAAGCCTGGGAGCAGATTAAGGATGAAAAAGGATTTTCGGCACCGTTTGGATTGACGACTGCCGAGCGCAGAAGTCCGCGTTTCAGGACTCACGGAACCGGAACCTGCGAATGGGACGGTGCAATCTGGCCTTTTGCCACTTCACAGACGTTGACGGCTTTGGCAAATGTATTGAATGATTACAATCAGAATTTTGTTGCCAAAACCGATTATTTCAAACAGATGGAATTGTATGTACAGTCACAATATTACCGTGGAAAACCGTATTTAGGGGAATATCTGGACGAAATCACGGGCTATTGGCTAATGGGCGACAGGGAAAGAAGCCGTTATTACAACCATTCGACTTTTAATGATTTGATGATTACAGGATTAGTTGGTTTACGCCCAAGAGCGGATGAAAAAATTGAAGTAAATCCGTTGATTCCACAAGAAAAATGGGATTGGTTTTGTTTGGATAATGTGTTGTATCACGGGAATATCATTACGATTCTTTGGGATAAAACCGGAGAGAAATACGGTAAAGGAAAAGGGTTTAGGATTTTTAAGAATGGGAAGGAAATTGCAGTTTCGGAAAAATTAGAGAAATTAGTGGCGGAATAG